One genomic region from Thalassotalea sp. PS06 encodes:
- the ccoS gene encoding cbb3-type cytochrome oxidase assembly protein CcoS, whose protein sequence is MSVIYVLIPIAILFTAVAIYLFFWAVKSEQFDDLEKEGMSILFDDEPAKKTESSESIADVSADDSVDKSAVSNVVTKENVETEKP, encoded by the coding sequence ATGAGTGTAATTTACGTCCTTATTCCTATTGCCATTTTATTCACTGCGGTGGCCATCTATTTATTTTTCTGGGCGGTAAAATCCGAGCAATTCGACGATCTGGAAAAAGAGGGAATGAGCATTTTATTTGATGATGAGCCAGCGAAAAAAACCGAAAGCTCTGAATCAATAGCAGACGTTAGCGCCGACGATAGCGTTGACAAGAGCGCCGTCAGTAACGTGGTAACTAAAGAAAACGTCGAAACGGAAAAGCCCTAG
- a CDS encoding sulfite exporter TauE/SafE family protein, with protein MEMDVISAFLVGLAGAGHCIAMCGGITSMLSRSVGKDKPAPAIIFNYNFGRILSYTIAGAIAGFTGSIAARSIGVPIAMLQIFAAVFLILLGLYIGQWLFVLNRVEAIGKILWQRIQPLSKRFIPVNSGSHALALGAIWGWLPCGLVYSTLTWSIASGSWHQGALIMFAFGLGTLPALLTLSAGFRWFTDGLRKPMVKKLSGILLILYGIYSLHIALKMLF; from the coding sequence ATGGAAATGGATGTCATTTCAGCATTTTTGGTTGGTCTCGCCGGTGCCGGACATTGTATTGCTATGTGCGGCGGCATCACTTCAATGCTGTCTCGCTCTGTCGGTAAAGACAAACCCGCGCCAGCCATTATCTTCAATTACAATTTCGGTCGGATCCTTTCCTACACCATCGCCGGCGCAATAGCTGGCTTTACCGGCTCGATAGCGGCACGTTCCATTGGCGTACCCATTGCCATGCTGCAAATCTTCGCCGCAGTCTTCCTGATTTTACTCGGCCTGTATATCGGCCAATGGTTGTTTGTTCTCAACCGGGTAGAAGCCATTGGAAAAATATTGTGGCAACGGATACAGCCTTTGTCGAAACGGTTTATCCCGGTCAACTCCGGCTCCCATGCTTTAGCATTAGGCGCTATCTGGGGCTGGTTACCCTGCGGCCTGGTATATTCAACCCTTACCTGGAGCATCGCCAGTGGTAGCTGGCATCAAGGTGCGTTAATCATGTTCGCCTTTGGCCTTGGTACCCTACCCGCACTCCTTACCTTAAGCGCGGGGTTTCGGTGGTTCACCGACGGGTTAAGAAAACCTATGGTGAAAAAACTGAGCGGTATCCTACTGATCCTTTATGGGATTTATTCATTGCATATTGCACTGAAAATGCTGTTTTAG